In the Colletotrichum higginsianum IMI 349063 chromosome 7 map unlocalized unitig_7, whole genome shotgun sequence genome, one interval contains:
- a CDS encoding GMC oxidoreductase has protein sequence MFKSLLTTGLLAAATAAQQTTSYVDPASDITFQRYTEKSGFSFGVALPSTVGKDFIGQISAPITAGWASVSLGGPMTNKLLLVVWPNGDSVQTSVRKASGYSNPDVVTDSGITLKPIESGTSVNETAFTYTFVCEGCITGDETTFTGTSDTATFGWAYSTTALSDTASASVALNYHGAGFGLFGANLADAKSADYDTWAAKASDAVTSPGVGNGTAPAVPANVTTTISNATYDYIVAGGGAAGLIVAERLAESGKSVLLIERGGVSLASTGGKATVDWNETVTQYDVPAMGYYLSTAKETNEYCTDTASQAGCILGGSTMVNAMMWVKPPAHDFDDKWPAGWKWTDVEESANKLYERTPGTIQPSKDGKRYDQAAYNVMSQWLAGNGFTEVDGLAEPNKKDAVFTHPPWLIENGLRGGPVRDYLPLAQALPNFKLQLNAKVIRAVRDGAAVTGVEIETGKNTRQIINLKSGGAAILAAGALSTPRILFNSGIGPKEQIQTVQSGSTQVTLPAEAQWIDLPVGQNLKDHPIFTVNLQTKSALNSLASTAFTDPAQTDVDQFAQGSGLLTQAGQRLNFWTSVEGADGQKRYVQGTVNSPKNDTIRVKVYLTHGLTSVGALGITADGSTKITTDPYLTTAGDKEAITSFMGQLIQFASKSNSTLTMTGNVTAESLISEHTTGSHYVGSAVMGTENDGSSVVDTQTKVWGTDNLYVVDASIHPDLPTGNTQAIVMVAAEHAAAQILGGVGSETNTGSSGSGSGSGSGSNTGSSSCKRSTKRVQRLQRFRRAHRTF, from the coding sequence ATGTTCAAGTCCCTTCTTACCACGGGGCTTCTGGCTGCGGCCACCGCGGCCCAGCAAACGACTTCGTACGTGGACCCGGCTTCCGACATCACCTTCCAGCGGTACACCGAAAAGTCGGGCTTCTCGTTCGGCGTCGCTCTGCCATCCACCGTCGGAAAGGACTTCATCGGCCAGATCTCCGCCCCCATCACCGCAGGATGGGCCTCCGTGTCCCTCGGCGGGCCCATGACCAACAAGCTGCTTCTTGTCGTGTGGCCCAACGGAGACTCGGTTCAGACCTCGGTCCGCAAGGCCAGCGGATACTCGAACCCcgacgtcgtcaccgacTCAGGCATCACCCTGAAGCCCATCGAGTCCGGCACCTCTGTCAACGAGACCGCCTTTACTTACACCTTTGTCTGTGAGGGCTGCATCACCGGCGACGAGACGACCTTCACCGGCACTTCCGACACCGCGACCTTCGGCTGGGCCTACTCCACCACCGCCCTCTCCGACACCGCCAGCGCCTCCGTGGCCCTCAACTaccacggcgccggcttcggcctcttcggcgcCAACCTGGCCGATGCTAAGTCCGCCGACTACGATACCTGGGCCGCCAAGGCGTCGGATGCCGTCACCTCCCCCGGCGTTGGAAACGGGACTGCCCCCGCCGTCCCGGCTAACGTCACCACGACCATTTCGAACGCCACCTACGACtacatcgtcgccggcggtggtgccgccggcctcATTGTTGCCGAGCGCCTGGCCGAGTCGGGCAAGAGCGTCTTGCTCATCGAGCGTGGTGGTGTCTCCCTGGCCTCCACCGGCGGCAAGGCTACCGTCGACTGGAACGAGACCGTGACCCAGTACGATGTCCCCGCCATGGGCTACTACCTTTCTACAGCCAAGGAGACCAACGAGTACTGCACCGATACCGCCTCCCAAGCCGGCTgcatcctcggcggctcgACCATGGTCAACGCCATGATGTGGGTGAAGCCCCCCGCCCACGACTTCGACGACAAGTGGCCTGCCGGCTGGAAGTGGACCGATGTCGAGGAGTCTGCCAACAAGCTTTACGAGCGTACCCCCGGCACTATCCAGCCCAGCAAGGACGGCAAGCGTTACGACCAGGCCGCCTACAACGTCATGTCGCAGTGGCTGGCCGGCAATGGCTTcaccgaggtcgacggcctcgccgagcccaACAAGAAGGATGCTGTCTTCACCCACCCTCCATGGCTGATCGAGAACGGCCTCCGCGGCGGCCCTGTCCGTGACTACCTCCCCCTCGCCCAGGCCCTGCCCAACTTCAAGCTCCAGCTCAACGCCAAGGTCATCCGCGCTGtgcgcgacggcgccgccgtcaccggcgtCGAGATCGAGACGGGCAAGAACACCCGCCAGATCATCAACCTCAAGTCCGGCGGtgccgccatcctcgccgccggtgctCTGTCCACCCCTCGTATCCTGTTCAACAGCGGCATCGGTCCCAAAGAGCAAATCCAGACCGTCCAGAGCGGCTCTACCCAGGTCACTCTTCCCGCCGAGGCCCAATGGATCGATCTCCCCGTCGGTCAAAACCTCAAGGATCACCCCATCTTCACCGTCAACCTCCAGACCAAGTCGGCCCTCAACTCTCTCGCGAGCACCGCCTTTACCGACCCCGCCCAGACAGACGTCGACCAGTTCGCCCAGGGTTCTGGTCTCCTGACCCAGGCAGGCCAGCGCCTGAACTTCTGGACAAGCGTCGaaggcgccgacggccagaAGCGCTACGTCCAAGGCACCGTGAACTCGCCCAAGAACGACACCATCCGCGTCAAGGTCTACCTCACCCACGGCCTGACTtccgtcggcgcccttgggATCACGGCCGACGGCTCCACCAAGATCACAACCGATCCCTACCTCACCACGGCTGGCGACAAGGAGGCCATCACGAGCTTCATGGGACAGCTCATCCAGTTCGCCTCCAAGTCGAACAGCACCCTGACTATGACCGGCAACGTCACCGCCGAGAGCCTCATCTCGGAGCACACCACCGGAAGCCACTACGTCGGCAGTGCCGTCATGGGCACTGAGAacgacggcagcagcgtcgtcgacacCCAGACCAAGGTCTGGGGCACTGACAACCTCTACGTCGTCGATGCCTCCATCCACCCCGACCTGCCCACCGGAAACACCCAAGCCATCGTCATGGTCGCTGCCGAGCACGCTGCCGCCCAGATCCTTGGCGGTGTCGGAAGCGAGACCAACACCGGAAGCTCTGgttccggctccggctccggctccggcagcaACACCGGCAGTTCTAGCTGCAAGCGCTCAACCAAGCGCGTCCAGCGCCTTCAGCGTTTCCGCCGTGCCCATCGCACTTTCTAA
- a CDS encoding Lovastatin nonaketide synthase — protein sequence MLAVGFSYDQAQAFCSQPQFAGRIGVAASNAPASVTISDDADAIAEAKETLDGQGTFARPLRVDRAYHSNHTLEVLPFLRAYLEGCKITVGRPSARVASGSDDLDVVDSSSSNDSSSPVWISTLYGNDDLVSGDEIRCGYWLKSATDTVLFSQAVEASLVHGPLDLIMEIGPHAALRGPTIQTITAALGSSPPYTSVLKRGEDAIQAFSSSLGHVWENVGRPLDMVRLDLYQRTFRSGVHHGGDLGRDIDRIRPAMVVKGLPAYQWDQQRHWHESRMAANLRLRGGQPPNELLGRRCPYDSDSVMRWRNLLCLEELPWLQGHAFQGAAVFPMAGYAAVALEAALAMAGTRRKNTGPALLLDEILEMRVEDLVVHESLSLESCGKLETLVILTERKGTGTPSRARANEQHDTHEHDTLAADFTFEGCALTDGSKIPPELGRYCSARVVTSFVPDGHDDVDVDHVSSGESSSAYAIIAALYPAGSTRFESPILPVKMGRLVVSPRRVRDFARRCNTVRTGSSSGEEACGSVGTVSVAAYRGPRASPVACVSTQVLLDVDAESDHVVQKDRMVAFRTDDVAFRGVLGEQSASRHDVSLFYHNVTEPDVMSPNYELSPAQDDSALYYANIETLERLTMCYIRRIVEGVSVSQQASFPKWHHRHMTSVFRRRLLAHDEEQQHQYRQDKDYDDNFDAMLAQLEAQDVVNARLVRAVGENAPPGRVLLEQDGELSRLYDRGIAIADANRAVAQLIGLVAHRYPRMKFFEVGGGTGGTTKYVLEALAGRFRTYTFTDISAGFFARSEEKLSKYDDNCGHGGKIEYRVLDIERDPTSQGFTNGAYDLIMAANCVHATKSLGATLSHLRGLLRPGGFLVLFDITGDPIWLSYSFVFGGLDQWSAGASDDGRVDGPGVSRAKWDSELRKSGFSGLDQAVPFPRRREMFSVMLMTELDMPLFAHLSGDTLASFKLLLRSSRYFMVVTRRCRDENPDSNMLVGVLRALIAEMPHVRFQCIDIDDLDVRADNLDRTSGILSASLLRMVLAPLLEDEPSHEDDNNNNNNRILWSMEPELLVRDGCVQIPRVVKDKAKNDRLNSSTRLIKQETYNIYEMQHENVPSLSLFPDDVVLLAIFSSMILRRTGLLVTDDSKVLLLNPGRDLSNMSRENSCSDEWMQEVDDLGPWVLRYRHPIIPPVSESQSRSIFFCACADIANLDHSASTAYKDSTTPTSLFDWRSSIFTAQVQPLDFKALFRADRTYLLVGLSSDLGLSLCRWMVANGARHVAIASRHAPNQVRSSLHLSLAEDMRRAGAYFAAVHCDVTRRASLEAAVLELAEHLHMPPVAGIAHGAMVLQDKLFADMTVMDLEDVIAPKALGAANLDALFGGGGGGGDGEDREPAPLDFCHRNTLIHKKLPKSVILRITLRTNIYITNYILLSLLYIELSIFLPYSPIPYCIL from the exons ATGCTGGCCGTCGGCTTCTCGTACGACCAGGCGCAGGCGTTCTGCTCCCAGCCGCAGTTTGCAGGAAGGATTGGCGTGGCCGCCAGCAATGCTCCGGCCAGCGTGACCATCTCTGATGACGCGGATGCtatcgccgaggccaaggagacgCTCGACGGCCAAGGAACGTTTGCACGTCCGCTTCGGGTGGACCGGGCTTACCACTCCAACCATACCCTGGAAGTTTTGCCCTTCCTGAGGGCATACCTCGAGGGATGTAAAATCACCGTCGGTCGTCCATCGGCGAGAGTAGCCAGTGGATCAGACGACTtggacgtcgtcgactcctcctcctccaacgaCAGCTCTTCTCCAGTCTGGATCTCGACTCTCTACGGTAACGACGACCTAGTGTCAGGTGACGAAATCAGGTGTGGCTACTGGCTCAAGTCGGCGACTGATACCGTCCTCTTCTcgcaggccgtcgaggcctcGCTCGTCCACGGGCCCCTTGACCTGATCATGGAGATTGGGCCACACGCTGCGCTCCGAGGCCCCACAATCCAGACCATCACAGCGGCCCTGggatcgtcgccgccgtacACGAGCGTCCTGAAGCGGGGAGAGGACGCCATCCAGGCCTTTTCTTCCAGTCTCGGCCACGTTTGGGAGAACGTCGGCCGCCCGCTCGATATGGTCCGCCTGGACCTGTACCAGCGCACGTTTCGGAGCGGGGTCCATCACGGAGGCGACCTTGGCCGCGATATCGATCGCATCCGTCCCGCCATGGTCGTCAAGGGCCTTCCGGCATATCAGTGGGACCAGCAGCGGCACTGGCACGAGTCCCGGATGGCGGCCAACCTTCGTCTCCGCGGCGGCCAGCCCCCAAacgagctcctcggtcgCCGTTGTCCCTACGACTCGGACTCGGTCATGCGTTGGCGGAACCTCCTCTGTTTGGAGGAGCTCCCCTGGCTGCAGGGCCATGCGTTCCAGGGAGCGGCCGTCTTTCCCATGGCCGGTtatgccgccgtcgcgctcgaggccgcgttggcgatggcggggaCACGAAGAAAGAACACGGGGCCggccctgctgctggacgagaTCCTCGAGATGAGAGTGGAAGACCTGGTGGTTCACGAGTCCTTGAGCCTCGAAAGTTGCGGCAAACTCGAGACCCTGGTCATCCTGACggagagaaaaggaaccGGGACTCCCTCTCGAGCGCGAGCAAACGAGCAACACGACACTCACGAGCACGACACGCTCGCGGCCGACTTCACGTTCGAGGGGTGTGCACTGACAGACGGCAGCAAGATCCCGCCCGAGCTGGGCAGATACTGCTCCGCCAGAGTGGTTACGTCTTTTGTTCCCGATGGGCATGACGATGTTGATGTCGATCACGTCTCTTCCGGCGAGTCGTCCTCTGCGTAC GCCATCATCGCAGCCCTTTACCCTGCTGGGAGCACGCGTTTCGAGTCTCCTATCCTACCCGTGAAGATGGGCCGCTTGGTTGTTAGTCCTCGGCGTGTCCGCGACTTCGCCAGGCGTTGCAACACAGTGAGAACCGGTTCCAGTAGTGGCGAGGAGGCGTGTGGAAGCGTCGGCACCGTGTCAGTTGCAGCATATCGCGGCCCACGAGCCAGCCCGGTGGCCTGCGTGTCGACGCAAGTGCTCCTGGATGTTGACGCCGAGTCGGACCATGTCGTCCAGAAGGACCGGATGGTCGCGTTCCGCACAGACGACGTCGCCTTTCGAGGCGTCCTGGGCGAGCAGTCGGCTTCCCGCCACGACGTCTCCCTCTTCTACCACAACGTAACGGAGCCAGACGTCATGTCGCCCAACTATGAACTCTCGCCAGCGCAGGACGACTCGGCCCTGTACTACGCCAACATTGAAACGCTGGAACGCCTCACCATGTGCTACATCCGCCGGATCGTGGAGGGCGTGTCGGTCTCGCAGCAGGCGAGCTTCCCCAAGTGGCACCACCGCCACATGACGTCCGTGTtccggcggcgccttctCGCCCATGACGAGGAGCAACAGCACCAGTATCGCCAAGACAAAGACTATGATGACAACTTCGATGCGATGCTGGCCCAGCTGGAGGCCCAGGACGTTGTCAACGCGCGTCTCGTGCGTGCCGTGGGCGAGAATGCGCCTCCGGGCCGT GTGCTGCTGGAGCAGGACGGCGAACTATCGAGGCTGTATGACCGCGGCATCGCCATAGCCGACGCCAACCGCGCCGTGGCCCAGCTGATCGGGCTGGTAGCCCACCGGTATCCACGCATGAAGTTCTTCGAGGTCGggggcggcaccggcggtACCACCAAGTACGTCCTCGAGGCACTGGCCGGCCGGTTCAGGACGTACACCTTCACCGACATCTCGGCCGGTTTCTTCGCGCGgtccgaggagaagctgTCCAAGTATGACGACAACTGCGGTCACGGCGGCAAGATCGAGTACCGGGTGCTCGACATTGAGAGGGATCCTACCTCTCAGGGGTTCACCAACGGGGCGTACGACCTGATCATGGCGGCCAACTGCGTCCACGCCACCAAGAGCCTCGGGGCCACGCTCTCCCACCTGCGGGGCCTGCTTCGGCCTGGAGGCTTTCTCGTGCTCTTCGACATCACGGGCGACCCTATCTGGCTGTCGTACTCGTTCGTCTTCGGCGGGCTTGACCAGTGGTCGGCCGGCGCCTCCGACGATGGCCGGGTGGACGGTCCGGGAGTCTCCCGCGCCAAGTGGGATTCGGAACTGCGGAAGAGCGGCTTCTCGGGACTGGACCAGGCCGTCCCTTTCCCGCGGCGCCGCGAGATGTTCTCCGTCATGCTGATGACCGAGCTCGATATGCCGCTGTTCGCTCATCTAAGCGGCGACACGCTGGCCAGCTTCAAACTACTACTGAGGAGCAGCAGGTACTTCATGGTTGTGACCCGGCGCTGCAGAGACGAGAACCCCGACTCCAATATGCTCGTCGGCGTTCTGCGGGCGCTGATCGCCGAGATGCCGCACGTCCGATTCCAATGCATCGATATCGACGACTTGGATGTTCGGGCCGACAATCTTGACCGTACGTCGGGCATCCTTTCGGCGAGCCTTTTGCGCATGGTTCTCGCGCCTCTGCTCGAGGACGAACCGTCTCATgaagacgacaacaacaacaataacaacagAATCTTGTGGTCGATGGAGCCCGAGCTGTTGGTGCGGGACGGCTGCGTCCAGATTCCCCGCGTGGTGAAGGACAAAGCCAAGAACGATCGTCTGAACTCGAGCACGCGTCTAATAAAGCAGGAGACAT ACAACATCTATGAGATGCAACACGAGAATGTGCCATCGCTTTCGCTGTtccccgacgacgtcgttctgctggccatcttctccaGCATGATTCTGCGGCGGACAGGTTTGTTGGTCACCGATGACAGCAAAGTCCTGCTGCTCAATCCCGGACGGGACCTTAGCAACATG AGCAGAGAAAACAGCTGCAGCGACGAATGGATGCAGGAAGTAGATGATCTCGGACCATGGGTGCTCCGATACCGACATCCCATCATCCCACCCGTGTCTGAGAGCCAGAGCAGAtccatcttcttctgcgCATGCGCAGATATAGCCAACCTCGACCATTCAGCTAGCACTGCATACAAGGACAGCACAACCCCTACATCTCTCTTTGACTGGAGAAGCAGCATATTCACAGCCCAGGTCCAGCCCCTCGATTTCAAGGCGCTGTTCCGCGCTGACAGGACCTACCTCCTCGTTGGCCTGTCCTCAGACCTAGGGTTGTCGCTCTGTCGGTGGATGGTTGCTAACGGAGCCCGGCACGTCGCAATAGCAAGTCGGCACGCCCCAAACCAGGTTAGGTCTAGTCTGCACTTATCGTTGGCTGAAGACATGCGCAGAGCTGGTGCCTACTTTGCAGCAGTCCATTGTGATGTGACAAGGCGTGCATCCCTTGAGGCAGCCGTCTTGGAACTTGCTGAGCACCTGCACATGCCACCCGTCGCAGGGATCGCGCACGGCGCCATGGTGCTGCAGGACAAACTCTTTGCTGACATGACAGTCATGGACCTGGAGGACGTAATCGCGCCCAAGGCGCTCGGCGCGGCAAATCTTGATGCGCTGttcggcggaggcggcggaggcggagacggagaagacCGAGAGCCGGCCCCCCTCGACTTCTGTCACAGGAATACCCTCATACACAAGAAGCTCCCTAAATCAGTCATCTTACGTATTACTTTACGTactaatatttatataacTAACTACATTTTACTCTCTTTactttatatagaattaagCATCTTTCTCCCCTATTCTCCTATACCTTACTGTATACTCTaa
- a CDS encoding Gag protein — protein MAARPNAPKTPTPGSSASSGKQPARSLDEEMKEAEDSDEELDFTKKVYGNLQKRIEKNNNDIAHMQAMFNDAVTELENKNQLANKLQQEVHTLRAAANIIQTPMDGREKLKLNSPITYDGTPGLLKGFLIQVKNYQNFHQGNFRNGTERVIHAATFLRGRALQWFEPFLEEYLNNETLDHCSSEVRDIFANFQGFEDALKSLFQDPDGSRQAERDLAHLRQTKSATAYAAEFRRLCAQLKLTEDTKIFMFYNNLKDEVKDEIIKLDRPEDFLQYAELAIKIDNRLYERRKEKGEKRAPANSAKKYQWQPQQRFQQNHPQRNGQAERPRGNYWQNNQNRNSTAYGHHMLQLRQARTYG, from the exons ATGGCCGCGCGACCCAACGCTCCTAAGACTCCCACCCCAGGATCCAGCGCCTCCTCAGGCAAGCAACCTGCTCGAtccctggacgaggaaatgaaggaagccgaggattCTGACGAAGAACTCGACTTCACCAAGAAAGTCTACGGAAACCTCCAGAAGCGCatcgagaagaacaacaacgacatcgCGCATATGCAGGCCATGTTCAACGACGCCGTGACGGAGCTCGAGAACAAGAACCAGCTCGCCAACAAGCTCCAACAGGAGGTTCACACCCTCCGAgcggccgccaacatcatccaAACCCCCATGGATGGACGAGAGAAACTCAAGCTCAACTCTCCCATCACTTATGACGGAACCCCAGGACTACTCAAGGGATTCCTCATCCAAGTCAAGAACTATCAGAATTTCCATCAAGGAAACTTCCGCAACGGAACTGAGAGAGTCATTCATGCCGCGACCTTCctgcgaggacgagcccTTCAATGGTTCGAGCCCTTCCTTGAAGAATATCTCAACAATGAGACCCTCGACCATTGTTCCAGCGAAGTTAGGGACATATTCGCCAATTTCCAGGGATTCGAAGACGCCCTGAAATCCCTATTTCAGGATCCCGACGGATCACGACAAGCGGAAAGAGACTTGGCCCACCTACGCCAGACTAAGTCTGCTACTGCCTACGCAGCAGAATTCAGAAGACTCTGCGCCCAGCTCAAGCTCACCGAAGACACCAAGATCTTCATGTTCTACAACAACTTGAAGGATgaagtcaaggacgagatcatcaagcTTGATCGCCCGGAAGACTTCCTTCAGTACGCCGAACTCGCTATCAAGATTGACAACCGCCTCTACGAACGACGCAAGGAGAAAGGCGAAAAGCGAGCCCCAgccaactcggccaagaaatACCAATGGCAACCCCAACAACGATTCCAGCAGAACCACCCTCAACGCAACGGGCAAGCCGAGCGCcctagaggaaactactgGCAGAACAACCAGAATCGCAACAGCACCGCCTATGGACACCACA TGCTACAACTGCGACAAGCCAGGACATATGGCTAG
- a CDS encoding Major facilitator superfamily transporter, which yields MSEKRDTTQHEHRSVDASHAPPSRYHDPESPDRNLASINRSTSRPSIVIDAPPDGGLRAWLVVLSTLLVTMNTWGVANSFGVFQPYFTTLFSRSPSDISWIGSFEVFLLFFVGTFTGRWTDMGYFRPLFVAGFLLVVLGMVAASFCTTYWQFFLAQGICLGLGNGCLFCPCMAVTSTYFAKRRSLAFGITAAGSVVGGLAFPSMVRQLLPRIGLGWTIRSIALIQLVTLVVAGLLVKTRIPPRKAAPLVEWAAFRESEYSFYAVGAFMVRKLLSDDNGGELPLTSGQCFWGTYFAFHYLAAFSRDVLGLSYTDSLDLLLVLNGVGAFGRIIPAQIGDVIGTINIFAPMACMTGTVMFCWIGVRSVTGLYVWAVFYGFAVGGVQSLFPSVLSSLTADPQKQGTRMGMVFTVVSFASLTGSPIAGAIIAAMGGGYVGAQAFAGSCMILGMIFVLSARVCKTRKMGVGPVAWIKVRSSLSKMLSIDWHKFPPAVLKLGKRNSSRSSPTTEAVQLQRHRNSPDARRDDASLSNAVADEEHASTTQGQNVTPPPSSHPHATAEPLQCWNQPRRNIQKLGFAYLSFIIAGMNDAAVGALIPNLEKYYDLNYTTVSMIFLTPFAGYSIAAFTNARIHALWGQRGVSLIAPVCHIVAFTSMALHPPFYALLALFAVSGFGNGLTDAAYCAWAGAMNKSNQILGLMHSCYALGALCAPLISTSMVANSGLPWYTFYYILVGLSVLEWLGLALSFCVVLLGADGAGLPDRAPGRRRRKEVQHEGDPTKQNHLALFVFYFPLHGNRRYAPVFGHPKLRLGLGGWIVTFMLRERDAGEFAAGASSSGFWAGMVAGRAVLGFFTERFGERISVAVYIVCATVSQLLFWLVPQFIVSAVAISLLGFFIGPLYPAVITVAAKLLPKTIHVSAIGFALALGGAGGTVFPFAVGAIAGKTGVWVLQPIVLALFVVQGVNWLLFSKVQKRD from the exons ATGTCAGAGAAACGAGACACAACTCAACATGAGCATCGCTCAGTCGATGCAAGTCATGCTCCCCCCAGCCGGTACCATGATCCCGAGTCGCCAGACAGAAACCTCGCAAGCATCAACAGAAGCACTTCACGACCAAGCATAGTCATTGATGCCCCGCCAGACGGTGGCTTGAGAGCATGGCTGGTCG TCCTGAGCACACTCCTCGTCACTATGAACACCTG GGGCGTCGCCAACTCCTTCGGCGTCTTCCAGCCATACTTCACAACGCTCTTCTCCCGCTCGCCCTCCGACATCTCGTGGATCGGCTCCTTCGaggtcttcctcctcttcttcgtcggcacCTTCACCGGACGCTGGACGGACATGGGCTACTTCCGgcccctcttcgtcgccggcttcctgctcgtcgtcttgggtatggtcgccgcctccttctgcACGACGTACTGGCagttcttcctcgcccagggcatctgcctcggcctcgggaaCGGCTGCCTCTTCTGCCCCTGCATGGCCGTCACGTCGACCTACTTCGCCAAGCGCCGCTCGTTGGCCTtcggcatcaccgccgcGGGGTCCGTCGTGGGCGGCCTGGCCTTCCCGAGCATGGTCCGGCAGCTGCTGCCGAGGATCGGGCTGGGCTGGACGATCCGCTCCATAGCCCTGATCCAGCTGGTGACGCTAGTCGTCGCCGGGCTGCTCGTCAAGACCAGGATCCCGCCTCGAaaggcggcgccgctggtggAGTGGGCCGCCTTCAGGGAATCCGAGTATAGTTTCTACGCCGTGGGAGCTTTCATGGTAAGGAAACTTCTTTCTGATGACAATGGTGGGGAACTTCCTCTGACGAGCGGGCAGTGCTTCTGGGGAACCTACTTTGCCTTCCACTacctcgccgccttctcccGTGATGTCTTGGGACTGTCGTACACCGACTCGCTCGACCTCCTGCTCGTTctcaacggcgtcggcgcgtTTGGGCGCATCATCCCGGCCCAGATCGGCGACGTCATCGGCACGATCAACATCTTTGCGCCGATGGCCTGCATGACCGGCACCGTCATGTTCTGCTGGATAGGCGTGCGCAGCGTCACGGGGCTCTACGTCTGGGCCGTCTTCTACGGGTTCGCCGTCGGGGGCGTCCAGTCACTGTTCCCGTCGGTGCTCAGCAGCCTGACGGCGGATCCGCAGAAGCAGGGGACGAGGATGGGCATGGTCTTCACGGTGGTCAGCTTCGCGTCGCTGACCGGGTCGCCGATTGCCGgggccatcatcgccgcgaTGGGCGGCGGGTATGTGGGTGCCCAGGCCTTCGCCGGGAGCTGCATGATTCTGGGCATGATCTTCGTCCTTTCGGCAAGGGTCTGCAAGACTCGCAAGATGGGGGTCGGGCCGGTTGCCTGGATCAAGGT TCGATCCAGTCTTTCAAAGATGTTGTCTATCGACTGGCACAAGTTCCCCCCGGCTGTGTTGAAGCTGGGCAAAAGGAACAGCTCACGAAGCTCGCCCACAACGGAGGCGGTCCAGTTGCAGCGCCATCGCAACTCGCCCGATGCCAGGAGGGACGATGCCTCCCTCTCGAACGCCGTCGCAGACGAGGAACACGCATCGACGACACAGGGGCAGAATGTAACCCCTCCGCCATCTTCACACCCGCACGCGACTGCGGAACCGCTCCAGTGCTGGAACCAGCCCCGGCGGAATATTCAAAAGCTCGGCTTTGCCTATCTCTCATTCATCATCGCGGGCATGAATGACGCGGCAGTTGGT GCACTTATTCCGAAT CTCGAGAAATACTACGACCTCAACTACACAACCGTCTCCATGATCTTCTTGACCCCCTTCGCCGGCTactccatcgccgccttcaccAACGCCCGGATCCACGCCCTCTGgggccagcgcggcgtctcCCTCATCGCGCCCGTCtgccacatcgtcgcctTCACCTCCATGGCCCTCCACCCGCCCTTCTacgcccttctcgccctcttcgccgtcagcggcttcggcaacggcctcaccgacgccgcctACTGCGCCTGGGCCGGCGCCATGAACAAGTCGAACCAGATCCTCGGCCTGATGCACTCGTGCTacgccctcggcgcgctGTGCGCGCCGCTGATCTCCACCTCGATGGTTGCTAATAGCGGTCTGCCCTGGTACACCTTTTACTACATACTCGTCGGCCTCTCGGTCCTGGAATGGCTGGGTCTGGCGTTGTCCTTCTGCGTTGTCCTTCTGGGGGCAGACGGGGCAGGTCTACCGGACCGAGCACccggtcgtcgacggcggaAAGAGGTCCAGCACGAAGGAGACCCTACGAAACAAAATCACCTGGCTTTGTTCGTGTTTTATTTTCCTCTTCATGGGAATCGAAGGTACGCCCCGGTGTTTGGTCACCCGAAGTTGAGAC ttggcctcggcggctggATTGTCACCTTTATGCTTCGCGAGCGAGACGCTGGCGAATTCGCTGCCGGAGCCTCCAGCTCCGGTTTCTGGGCCGGCATGgtcgccggccgcgccgtTCTGGGTTTCTTCACGGAAAGGTTCGGCGAGCGCATCTCGGTAGCCGTGTACATCGTCTGCGCCACCGTCTCCCAGCTGCTGTTCTGGCTGGTGCCGCAGTTCATCGTGTCGGCCGTTGCCATCTCGCTGCTCGGCTTCTTCATCGGGCCCCTGTACCCCGCCGTCATCACGGTGGCGGCCAAGCTGCTGCCCAAGACCATCCATGTGAGTGCCATTGGGTTTGCGCTCGCTCTTGGGGGTGCGGGCGGGACTGTGTTCCCTTTCGCCGTCGGGGCCATTGCCGGGAAAACCGGCGTCTGGGTGCTTCAGCCGATCGTCTTGGCCCTCTTTGTTGTTCAGGGCGTGAACTGGCTTCTGTTTTCGAAGGTCCAGAAGCGAGACTGA